In the Syntrophus aciditrophicus SB genome, GCGCCCATAGCCATCGTGGACGAGGATCGATCACCGCTTTCTCAGCGTATTGTCGATGCCTTTTACCCGCCGTACTTCATGCTTCCCGTGATGATATCGCAGGCGGAGATGGATTCCAGAATGGATGCCGGCCTCGACACTTTTGCCGTCAACATCCCTCCGGAATTCCAGCGTGATGTGCTGGCCGGCCGCTCACCGACGATTCAGCTCAATGTGGACGCCACCCGGATGAGCCAGGCCTTCACCGGAAACAGCTATATCCAGACCATCATCAGCAGCGAGGTTGCCGGCTTCCTACAGGGTTACCGTTCCAGCCCTGCTCCCACGGTGGATCTGGCCATGCGGGCCCGCTTCAACCCGGAGTTGAACAAAACATGGTTCGGCGCGGTTATGAAGATCATTGACAATGTCACCATGCTCTCCATCATTCTCACCGGGGCCGCGCTGATCCGCGAGCGGGAGCATGGCACCGTGGAGCATCTGCTGGTGATGCCGGTTACCCCTTTCGAGATCATGACCTCCAAAGTATGGGCCATGGCGCTGGTGGTGCTCATCGCCACGACCTGCTCACTGTTCTTCATCGTCCAGGGTCTTCTCAAGGTCCCCACCGAAGGTTCCATCGGACTGTTTCTGGCCGGGACGGCGCTGCACCTGTTTGCCACTACGTCACTGGGAATTTTCCTCGGCACGCTGGCCCGCTCCATGCCTCAGTTCGGCCTGTTGATGATCCTGCTGCTGATCCCCCTTCAGGTACTCTCAGGGGGCACCACACCCCGGGAAAGCATGCCGGCGTTCGTCCAGTTCGTCATGCTGGCGGCGCCGAACACCCATTTCGTCATGCTCGCCCAGGCCATTCTGTATCGTGGCGCCGGACTGTCGATTGTCTGGCCGCAATTTGTCTCCCTGGCCCTGATCGGGGCCACTCTGTTCGGCCTGTCCCTGACCCGCTTCCGCAAAACTCTGGCGACAATGGCATGAAACTTTTGATGATGCTGATTACAGCTCTGCTGATTGCGGCCTCTGGGCCGTTCCCGTCCTGGGCGGCGGAACCGGCGCGCAACGGAACGTTCAGCTTTGTCCTGGAAAACGATCTGTTTTCCGGCAAGGATCGGCACTATACAAATGGGATGAGGTTGATCTGGGTGCCGGATAAGGCTGTCCCGACACCGAAGTGGGCCATGAAGCTGGCCGGCCTTGTGCCATGGTTCCCCGAACAAGGCGAGGTAAATCATGGCTACGCTCTCGGCCAGAGCATGTTCACGCCGAGCGACATCACTCTGACCGATCCCCCCTCAGAGGAACGGCCCTATGCCGGCTGGCTGTATGCAACAATCGGACTGGCCGTGGAGTCGGGACGGCAACTCGATCAGCTCGGCATCACGCTCGGCATGGTCGGTCCGGCTTCCTTCGCGGAGCAGAGCCAGACGTTTATCCACAGGTTCATCGACTCGGATGAACCGGAAGGCTGGGATACCCAGCTGGAAAATGAGCCGGGCATCGTCTTGACCTGCCAGCGAAGCTGGAGAGGACTCGTCACAACGACATTTTCCGGGAATCAGTTGGATTTCACGCCCCACATCGGAGCGGCGCTGGGCAATGTGTTTACTTACGGCAGCGGGGGTTTAACCGTACGCTACGGAAGAATACTGCCCCGGGACTACGGGCCGCCGCGCATCCAGCCCGGCTTGCCGGGATCGGGAGATTTCTCATCGAAGAACGATTTCGGCTGGTATCTCTTCGCTGGAATCGAAGGACGGGCGGTTGCACGGAATATTTTTCTCGACGGCAACACGTTCCGGGAAAGCCGCAGTGTGGACAAGAAGCCCTTCGTCGGCGATCTGCAGTTTGGCATCGTCCTGGACTGGTCCGATATTCGTCTGAGCTACACTCATGTTTTGCGCTCCCGGGAGTTCCGCACCCAGGACAGCCACGACGACTTCGGCTCCTTCTCGCTGTCCATTAAATTCTAAGTGATGGCGCACTGCCAGGGCAGGAATGGCTGTTGAAATCTCAGCGAAAAGAGCGTAGGTAATCAGGGTTCGGTTTACAAGTTACAAAAGACACAAAGGAATCGCTCTTGACCACTGAAAAAATCACCCTCTCCCAGCTCGAATCTTTTCTCTTCAAGGCCGCCGACATCCTGCGGGGCAAGATGGATGCCTCGGAGTTCAAGGAATTCATCTTCGGAATGCTCTTCCTCAAGCGCCTCTCCGATGAATTCGACCGCAAGTGAGAACAACTGCGCAACAGAGACTTCGCCCACCTGAAAGACCAGCTTGAACTCGTCAAAGAACTGCTTGAAGACAAGACCTCTTACGGCGCGACCTTTTTCGTCCCCGTGCGCGCCCGCCGGCATGAAGCCTGGGTGGATGAAAACGGCGAGCTGGTCCCCGCCCTCAAGGACCTCAAGTACGACATCGGCAACATGCTCAACAAGGCCCTTGCCGCTGTGGAAGAGGAAAACGACGCTCTCCTTTACGCGGAATAGAGACCATGGAGCTGGATTACACGATTAAACGCTCGGCCGGGCGGCGCAAGCTGACGATCACCGTCGAACGGGATCGCAGCGTCGTTGTGCATGCACCGGAAGGAACATCCGATGAAAAAATCCAGCAGGTAGTAGAATCAAAACGAAAATGGATTTTTGAGAAATCCGGACACCCTCAGAAATACAGGGACCTGCCTCATCCGCCGGGCAAGGAACTGGTCAGCGGCGAATCCGCACTTTATCTGGGACGGCAATACCGCATCGAGATGGTTGGAACGGAGTTGCATGAGGTGGAATTTGTTCAGCGCTTCCTGATTCCGGCGGCCCGGAAGGAAAAAAGAGAGGACGCTTTGCGGGAATGGTATCTGGGCAGGGCCGGGGAAAAGATCATTCCCCGGGTGAAGGTTCATGCCCGCAGACTCGGTGTTGACATCTGCGGGGTGAGGATCGTCGACCACCGCTACCGCTGGGGCTCCTGCACTCCAAGAGATTATGTTCATTTCAACTGGCGGCTGATCAAGGCGCCCATGGTGGTCATCGACTACGTCATCGTCCACGAACTCGCTCATCTCATGGAGGCCAACCACACCGCCAGATTCTGGAATATCGTCCGCACGCAATCTCCGACGATGGATAAGGCCAGGGCCTGGCTGAAAGAGCACGGCCAGCTCCTGGAGCAGGAAATCTGAAGTTATTCTACCGCCTTTTCGCGAAGGCACCAGCCGGAATATTGCCCGATCTCAAAATCCGGAGCGCGCCCGTATTCCTCTTCCATTTTGGCCTTGAATTCCGGCTGGGCGTTCAATGATTCCGTATCATAGAAATCAGCCTCTTCCATCTGAGTCACTATTTGAAAACCGTCTCTTTCGGGAATCCATAAACTTACGTCACGGACGCCGTGCTCCTTTTTGCAGTGCGGGCACATGAACGATGTCACTTGCATTGATTAGTCTCCTTTCCGTTTTTCAACTGCGTTTTCATATATGCGAAGTTTGACTGATTTATAAAGTAATAATTTCAATGGCAGCCGCTGGAAAGACCACCGGCAATCCCATAATAACAGGACGCTTTTATCTGTAATTGGCGAGAAGTCCTTTATCTCGCCTCAACTCTCAACCGTTGTAGATGGTCACAACGACAACAATCGTAATCAGCAGCGTCACCACCATGCCAACGAGACTTTCAAAGCGTTGATAAAAGGTCATGATGCCCCAGTGCCTGAGGAAAAGATTCCTTCATTTATAGTTCATTTTCTCCCTGCCCGTCACTGATCAAAATGAGTTTTCCAACATTATCCCCTGTTTCTTTTTAGAGCATAAATACCGGAGAATCAAACTATTCTCGCATTATGATGAACCATTAGACCGATAATTTTCCCCAAATTTATGGCCATGCCGTCGTTCGTTTGATTAGTGAATGTGATTGTAGTAGAATTTCTTCCAGTTGCGGACCGATGAAAGCATCGGGGATAAATCCGGCTTAAACGCCTCCGTAAGATAATGTAAACATGCAAGACCTTTGTGAGAAGAGGGAAAAGCCATGAACCGCAGAGATTTCCTGAAATCCGCACTGATTACCGGGGCGGCCCTCGGTCTGCCGGCAGGCATGGATCCGCTCCTCACCGTCCTCAAGGCCGCCGAACGACCGGATCTGGCAGTTGTCCGCGGAACTCCGCCCGCCGCGATCACCCGGGCGGCGATCGACAGTCTGGGGGGTATGAAACGCTTCGTTTCACGGGGCGACGTGGTGGTCGTGAAACCCAATATCGGCTGGGACCGCACCCCGGAGTACGCCGCCAATACCAATCCCGAAGTTGTCGGCGCCGTCGTCCGTCTCTGCTTTGAAGCGGGCGCCAAACAGGTCAAGGTTTTCGACCGGCCCGTCAATGATCCCCGGCGAACTTACAGGCAGAGCGGCATCGCCGCCGCGGCTTCCGCCCTGGGCGCTTCCGTCTTATTCACAGACAGCCGGAAATTCAAGGATATGCGCATCAACGGCTCTTCGCTGAAATCATGGCCTCTTTACACGGAGGTCTTCGAGGCGGACAAGGTCATCAACATCCCCATCGCCAAAACTCACGGAACGTCAAAATTAACTCTGGGCATGAAAAACTGGATGGGAGTGATGGGCGGCTGGCGGGGACGGATTCATCAGCGCATCGATGAAAGCCTCGTAGACCTGGCGACGTTCATCAAGCCCACGCTGACCATCCTCGATGCTGTCCGGATTCTGACGGATAACGGACCTCAGGGCGGAAACCTGGCGGATGTGAGGCGGCTCAACATGGTCATCGCCGGAACGGACGCCGTGGCGGTCGACGCCTTCGGAGCCACCCTCTTCGGGATGAAACCGGCGGAACTGGGTTTTGTCCGCATCGGCCACCAGCGCCGACTGGGAAGCATGGACCTGGCCGGAATGAACATCAGGAGAATTACCCTGTAAGCATGTCGCCACCTGCATGCAGGCGCCCGACTTTCCTGCACGACATCAAAGCCCGATGCTTAAAAATATCCGACGCCTGACTCAGGCCATCTTTCTGCTTCTTTTTCTCTGGCTTTTCCTCTCGACGGAATCCCGGGGGGCCAATGAAC is a window encoding:
- a CDS encoding ABC transporter permease, with amino-acid sequence MRAANIFHLGIKELRSLLRDPVMLFLIIYAFTFAIYVGATAMPETLHKAPIAIVDEDRSPLSQRIVDAFYPPYFMLPVMISQAEMDSRMDAGLDTFAVNIPPEFQRDVLAGRSPTIQLNVDATRMSQAFTGNSYIQTIISSEVAGFLQGYRSSPAPTVDLAMRARFNPELNKTWFGAVMKIIDNVTMLSIILTGAALIREREHGTVEHLLVMPVTPFEIMTSKVWAMALVVLIATTCSLFFIVQGLLKVPTEGSIGLFLAGTALHLFATTSLGIFLGTLARSMPQFGLLMILLLIPLQVLSGGTTPRESMPAFVQFVMLAAPNTHFVMLAQAILYRGAGLSIVWPQFVSLALIGATLFGLSLTRFRKTLATMA
- a CDS encoding lipid A deacylase LpxR family protein, whose product is MKLLMMLITALLIAASGPFPSWAAEPARNGTFSFVLENDLFSGKDRHYTNGMRLIWVPDKAVPTPKWAMKLAGLVPWFPEQGEVNHGYALGQSMFTPSDITLTDPPSEERPYAGWLYATIGLAVESGRQLDQLGITLGMVGPASFAEQSQTFIHRFIDSDEPEGWDTQLENEPGIVLTCQRSWRGLVTTTFSGNQLDFTPHIGAALGNVFTYGSGGLTVRYGRILPRDYGPPRIQPGLPGSGDFSSKNDFGWYLFAGIEGRAVARNIFLDGNTFRESRSVDKKPFVGDLQFGIVLDWSDIRLSYTHVLRSREFRTQDSHDDFGSFSLSIKF
- a CDS encoding M48 family metallopeptidase; translated protein: MELDYTIKRSAGRRKLTITVERDRSVVVHAPEGTSDEKIQQVVESKRKWIFEKSGHPQKYRDLPHPPGKELVSGESALYLGRQYRIEMVGTELHEVEFVQRFLIPAARKEKREDALREWYLGRAGEKIIPRVKVHARRLGVDICGVRIVDHRYRWGSCTPRDYVHFNWRLIKAPMVVIDYVIVHELAHLMEANHTARFWNIVRTQSPTMDKARAWLKEHGQLLEQEI
- a CDS encoding DUF362 domain-containing protein → MNRRDFLKSALITGAALGLPAGMDPLLTVLKAAERPDLAVVRGTPPAAITRAAIDSLGGMKRFVSRGDVVVVKPNIGWDRTPEYAANTNPEVVGAVVRLCFEAGAKQVKVFDRPVNDPRRTYRQSGIAAAASALGASVLFTDSRKFKDMRINGSSLKSWPLYTEVFEADKVINIPIAKTHGTSKLTLGMKNWMGVMGGWRGRIHQRIDESLVDLATFIKPTLTILDAVRILTDNGPQGGNLADVRRLNMVIAGTDAVAVDAFGATLFGMKPAELGFVRIGHQRRLGSMDLAGMNIRRITL